The Quercus lobata isolate SW786 chromosome 9, ValleyOak3.0 Primary Assembly, whole genome shotgun sequence region GTTAAACGTTTTCCTCTTGCAAAGATGACgaccaaattttaaaaagacaTGTATGCGAAGATGAGGTCCAAAAAGGACGAACCGCTGTCcaacctggggaagaaaacCGTGCGTGTGACCGAGAAGGGCCCTGCCCCCAATCCCCTTAGCTCCGTCCCTCCCATAGCTTCTGCTTCTGAAACTACGAGGACAGCCTCTCCAATCACGTCAATAGAGGAAATCCCTACTCCAGGCTCCAAAAGGCCACATGTGACTGgcaaggagaaggagaaggttaATACCTGTTCGTCCACAATTTGGGATGATGAGAGGCTGGCCGTGGACAGGGCTCACGAGGTCGTCACTCCAGCGGATTTGAGGGCTCTTTCCGACATGTCGCTAAACGAGGTCACGTCTCGTTACGTCCACAAGCTCGTCCAAGTACggtgttcttcttttttttttttttttttatttatttttttttactgacaACTCTATGATTTCTTCCAGGTGTTGGGGGAGAGCCTTCACATTACCTCCGAATACCTCACTCAAGAGGCCAAGATGGCGTCTCTGACATCCCGGATGGAGGCTTtggagaaagaaaattctgacctGAAGAAGAATTTGATTGCCTCTATGGACGAGAcaactttttttaaagaaaaggtCAAGACACTGGATGACGACCTCAGGGTTGAGCGCAAGTTGACTCAGGAGAAGGATGAGCAGCTTCTTTCAGCCAAGGAGAAACTTATAACCATCGCTGCCAAATCTGTGGAGGCTTTCCAGACCACTGACGAGTACAATACCGTACTCTTCAGTTGGTACTTCAAAGGCTTCGAGCTTCTTAGGAGGTATCTGGTCAGGCATCCTGGTGGGGTCGACATGGAGAGTCTGGACCTAGAGGAGGTGGATAAAGAGATGGCTATGGACGAAGCTGCTTAGTCTTCTGCCCCAGATGGTGATGCCCCTGAGCTTGCTATTGATGCACGCACTGGTGAAGATGATGCTGCTGACGCCTGACTTTGTTACTTAGAGAATTTTCTTATGTTTATTTTTGGTGGATGCCCGTCATGTTTtgagcctttttctttttttgtaaatctaattCCGGAACAATTAATTGTTatcttattttgaaaacaatgctTATGGCCTAGTGTTTATGGGTTTTTAATGAAGTATACTTACTTGTTTAACAGATGTTTTGACCGACTTGCATTCGCCCATATTTTGCACTTTGCGATCTCTTTATTCATCAATGATCTGTTACTTGATTGTTTTGACGAGCTTGGATGCAGTCTGAGtgttgttttaatttgttgcaaggttcttgtcccttttctttttctctttcccatCTTTTTGTGTGAATCCGTCAGATGAGATCTTGTCAATTGCACCTGCTAAAGGATTGTGCCtgtggtgacttacatccatcaAAGCGGAATCTTGTCACTTTTTGTCACTCAGGCTGCATTAGTGACTTACATCCATCTTAGCGGAATTTTATCACTTTAGCTTTTACAGCCTTTGTACCCGTTATAaaggtcgtcagtaacttacatccgtcaaggcggaatcttgttactttagTGTCTTATACCCGTTGGGgtggtcgtcagtaacttacatccgttgAGGCGAAATCTTGTTACTTTAGTATGTCTCATACCCGTTGGGGttgtcgtcagtaacttacatccgtcgagacggaatcttgttacttagttttTGTATGCCTTATGATTGACTAGACCTGCTTGCACAAAGACATCAGaggaataattcttttattaaattcaagaaTGAATGCATTCGTCTATTACATTTACTGGTGgtattttttcaaattctcaaTATTCCATGGACGAGGAAGCCTTTGTCCATCCATGGTTTCCAGATAGTAACTTCCTTGTCTTGAGTAATGAAtgactcggtaaggtccttcccatgtAGGACCCAGCTTTCCTTGGGTAGAGTCTTTAGTTGCTGTGGTGGTCTTGCGCAGGACGAGGTCTCCTATGTCCAGTCGCCTGAGTTTAACCTTCTTGTTGTAGTATTCGGCCATCTTTTTCTGATACTTTGTCATCTTGCTGGATGCGCTGTCTCTTACTTCGTCCAGAAGGTCCAGGTTAAGTCGTAGTTCATCGTCATTGAGTCCTTCACTGAACGTTCCTCGTCTGATGCTCGTTACCCCCATCTCTACTGGGATTACTGCTTCCGTGCCATAGGTAAGTCTGAAGGGGGTCTCTCCTGTCGGGGTTCTAGCTGTGGTTCTGTAGGCCCACAGGACATTAGGTAATTCTTCTAGCCAGGCACCCTTCGCATCGTCCAGCCTggttttgataatcttgagcagcgtTCGGTTCGTCACTTCCGTCTGTCCGTTTGCCTGGGGGTGCCCCGGGgatgagaactgattcttgattCCAAGGTTTGAACAGAATTCTTTGAAGCCTTGGCTGTCGAGCTGCCTCCCAttatctgatatgatcgtcaagggaatcccgaacctgcagattatgttcttccacacaaagctCCGAATTCGAGCCTCAGTAATCGTTGCTAGAGCCTCTACTTCAACCcactttgtgaaataatcaatagcaACAAGCAGGAActttacctgacctttaccttggggtaGTGGGCCGACGATGTCcattccccattgtgcgaatgaCCATAGGGAAGCTATAGTCGTCAGTCTCTCTGCTAGAAGCCGTTGCACATTCCCGTATCGCTGGCACTTGTCGCACCTTTTGACGATCTCAGCAGCATCtacctgcatggttggccaaaaatacCCTATTCGTACTACCTTGTTCACCAGGGATCTGGGGCCAGCGTGGTCGCCGCAAATTCCTCCGTGGATTTCTTCCAGGATGTATCTAGCTTCTTCCTCGTCGACACACTTCAAGTAaggcatagagaagcctctcttgtataagGCGTCATTAAGGATCGTGAACCTGGCCGCcctcttcttgatctttttagCTTTCTCCGTGTTCTGAGGGAGGTACCCGTCTTGGAGGTAGGATATTATGGGTGTAATCCAACTGTCTGTGCTCTGGATGGTGAATGTTGCAATTTCTTCAATACTGGGGTGTTTTTGGACCTCCATCGCCAGATCTGTGCTAATCTCCCCTTCTTCTAATGATGCTAGTTTCGAGACTTCGTCAGCCCCCATATTTTGACTCCTTGGGATCTGCACGAACTCCACTACATCGAACTCCTGAGTCAGATGTCTCGTCAActtgaggtatttctgcatcctttcttcctttgcttcgTATTCTCCCCTAATCTGCCCAATCACTAGCTTTGAATTACTTTGGATCAACAAGTTTTTAGCACCAAGTGCCTTTCTAAGCCTCAGTCCTGTCAGTATCCCCTCGTATTCAGCTTCGTTGTTGGTGGCCGAGAATTTTAATTGGACCCCATATTTCAGCACTTCTCCGTTAGGGGTGGTTATGacgacccctactccccccTTCCTCTGAGCTGACGAACTATCAGTTTGTATTGTCCATCTATCTACCTCGTCGGTAATCCTGTCTTCGTCTGGGAGAgtgaactctgcgatgaagtccGCCAAAGCTTGCGCCTTGATCGCCGTCCTGGGATGGTACTCGATGTCAAATTGACTAAGTTCAATCGCCCATTGGACCATCCTTCCTGCTGCTTCAGGCTTGTTCATTGATTTTTTGATTGGTTGGTCCGTCATTACAAGAATGGGATTTGCCTGGAATTATTGCCTTAGCTTGCGCGAAGCTACTACTAGCGCAAACacgatctttttgatccttggGTACCTAGACTCAGCTCCTTGGAAggcttggctgacgtagtaaaCCGGGAGCTGCTTCTTGCCCTCTTCTCTAATTAGGGCTGCACTTACTGCCGAGGCTGACGCTGCCAGGTATAAGTATAGGTTTTCcccttctttggacgggctTATGAGGGGTGGACTGCTCAGGTAACGCTTTAGTTCCTGGAACGCGGCTTCGCATTCGTCGATCCAGGCAAAGGCCTGCTTCAAGGTCTTGAAAAAGGGCAGGCATTTGTCTATAGCCCTGGAAACGAACCTGTTCAAAGTTGCTATTCTTCCTGTGAGTTTTTGAACTTCCTTGATGGTCCTCAGCGACGTCATGTTGATGATGGCTCGTACTTTCTCTGGGTTTGCctctattcctctttgggacaccaCAAATCCCAAGAATTTTTTCGAAGCTACCCCAAAGACACACTTACTTGGATTCAACCTCATATGGTGTGTTTTGAGGGTTGCAAATGTCTCCTTCAGGTCGTCTAGATATGCGAGCTCTTCtttgctcttgacgagcatatcgtccacgtaCACTTCCATATTCCTGCCAATCTgttggctgaacattttgttcaccaaactctgatacgtagccccggcATTCTTCAACTCaaaaggcattaccttgtaacagtagagtccttgacttgtgatgaaggcggtcttctcctggtcttcctcagccatctttattttgttatatcccgagaaagcgtccataaaCGTCAATAACTTGTGCCCGGAGTCTACGAGCTGGTCTATTCTCGGTAGAGGGAAGCTGTCCttcgggcacgccttgttcaggtcggtgaaatctacacacattctccattttccatttgctttctttactAGGACGACGTTCGCGAGCCACTCAGGATAGTAGACTTCCCGGATGAACCCTGCCGACAAGAGTTTAGTAACTTCCTCTGTTACTGCTTGATCTCGTTCCGGGGCGAAAGTTCTTCGTCTTTGCTGGACGGGCTTCCGTTCTAGGTTCACATTTAACTTATGCTGGATGACCTTTGGATCTATGCCCGGCATGTCCTCGTGGCTCCATGCGAAGACGTCTAGGTTTTCTTTAAGGAACCTTATGAGTTTTGTTCTCATCTCGGGGCTTAACGTTGTCCCTATCTTCGTCGTCTTGTTGGTTTCTCCTTCAACCAATTCCACCGTTTCCAAGGCCTCCATTCtgtcttcttccttctcttcgATCATCCACGTGTGGTTTTCTTTCGCAGCCAGGACGGCTTGATAGCATTCTCTTGCCAGGACTTGATCTCCTTTCACTTCTCCAACGCCATTATCTGTTGGGAAATTTACCTTCAAACAGTAGGTGGATGTCGTTGCTTTCCACTTGTTGAGCGTGGGCCTCCCAACGATGACATTGTAAGATGAGGGGCAGTCCACCACTAAGAAATCTAGCTGACGGGTCAGCTGCACTGGGTAGGTCCCCACTATCACTGTCAATGTCACTATGCCCTTGGGGTATACCTGGTCTCCGCTGAAGCTGATGAGTGGAGAGTCAAAGGGTCGTAGTCTCTTCAGGTCTAGCCTCAGTTGCTGGAAAGCCGGAAGGTAGATGATGTCTGCGGAACTGCCATTATCGACGAGGATTCTCTTggtattgaacccttctatattCAGCATTATGACCAAGGGATCGTTGTGGGGCTGCTTCACTCCCATGGCATCTCCTTCACTGAAGGACATGTCCTGGTATGTTCGTTGGTGCTTTGACGGAGGTATGGTGTGGACGTTGTTCACCTATCTCAGGTATGCCTTTTTGAGTGATTTAAACGACCCTCCTGAAAACGACCCTCCTATAATcgtgtttatctccccgatcacctTGTGCGGAGGCTGGGACGGACGGTCGTCATCCCGGGAGAAGGATTCATgctggattttattgtcgtccCTAAACTTGCTATATTCTcatttcttcacatatttctgtAACTTCCCTTTCCGTATTAACTCCTCTATTTGCTTTTTTAGGTCTCTGCAATCTTCCGTGTTGTGGCCATGATCTTTGTGGAACCGGCAGTAATTGTTCTTGTCACGGACATTGGGGGATGAATGCAATGGTctgggccatttgagataatgctcgtccttgatctgcgtgaaaattttgtcaacggGCATAACCAAAGGAGTAAATCTTACCGTCTGAGGACTTTTATCATCTTTCCTCCTGTTCCCGTCATTGTTTCGACGATCTGGTCGATCTCTCTTCTGCCCCTTACGGTCGTCTTCCCTCCTGGCCTTGTCGCCTGGCTTCTCGGCATCCTTTATGGCAGCTAAAGCatcttcagcattcatgtacttctgtgccTTCAGGAGCATTTTTGTCATCGTCTTTGGTGGGTTCTTCGTGAGGGAGGCAACGAGATCTCTGGACCTCAGCCCCgctttgaaggtcgtcagctgcaccttgtcatcGGCTTCGTCCACCTCCAGAGTCTCCTGGGTGAATCGTTTGACATACGACCTCAGAGTCTCTTTCTCCCCCTGTCTTATAGTGAGCAAGTAGTCTACCGGCCTCTTTGGACGTTGCCCCCCTATGAAATGGCGCAAGAAGGCACTACTTAGTTGATTGAAGTTGTCTATGAACGAGGTTGGCAACTTCGTGAACCATTCTCTTGCtgctcctttgagagtggtgGGGAAGGAGCGATATAGTATCTCGTCAGGTGGTTGCTGAAGACCTAGAGTCGTCTTAAAGGTATTCAGATGATCCTGAGGGTCTTTGAGTCCGTCGAATGGCTCAAGTTGAGGTAAGCGAAACTTTTGTCGGTACAGGGCATTCAAGTACCGCTGTGGTGAAAGGTGAATCTGTGGCCCTCACCATCTTGTCCACGCTTCGGTCCGTCTTCTCCTTAATGGCGCTCCTTAAttcgtccatctccttcctcatttcTCAAAGGAGATCTAAGCTCTGTTTGTCCGGAGTAGTCTGCCTGTGAGGGGTACCTCTCCTCTGGCTATCCCCTTCCCCCTCCAGGTTACCCTTGGACCGGTTTTCTTCCTGTTAAGCCTGTTGAACATGCTGGAGTCAtagcttcatttcctggttcTGTTTGGTAAGTTCTTCAATGGTGACTGCAAGGGCTTGAACTTGCTGAGCCAAGGTTGCTTGATCtgggttggattccatctgaATATAGAGGGTTGATGGAAACtatgttttcaaatatgaatctgaaaatgtcgttccccacagacggtgccaaactgatgaagcaCGAGCTCGTCAGTCAAAGTGGGCAGATGGAACTCCTTACTGATACGGATGTCTTCTATaagggtcaccggtgtggtgcctgccaaaGTCAGAATAATGAAAGTACCTTATAAAATGATAAGCAAGATAAAAGACCAGAGAATGCTCTCTCAGAGTGTGAATGTGTATCCGTACCTTCTGTTGATTGTGTGAAGATTTTATACCTGTGGCTTTAGGGGCTAGCCATTGTGGTTGTTAATGCTTTCCCTGGTAACGCTTTTGGTCCAATAATGGGGCTTTTAAGAGGCTCCCAACGGTCTGCCTGGTTGATTTGGTAACTACCCAGGTCATTGATAGACTGCATTGAATGACTCCCctgccttcgtcagtgatgactGGCTTCTTCGTTATTCATGATGAACTCGTCACGAGTGCTTTCTTCGTCATTAGTGTTAGCTTCGTCTGTGGGATGTAACctcgtcattcccatcaacaaTCACAATAACAAATTATGGATGTCTTCTATAAATAGTAAAacattaaacaaacaaaaaaaaaattggtttcaaATTGAAAAGGACGTCAACTTCTATAGAACCAAGCAttctcttcattaatgaagCTCTCCAAATGTTCACCTTGTCTTTAGGGCCATAGAGGAGTGCCTCCGCAAAATTCCCCTTCTGTTCTAGAACCTCAGATTGAGACATACACCCTTTCCTTTAACACTCTTTTGCAATCCATGATCTTCACTAGCTCACCCAGGCACCAATCCGAAGTAGCATAGTTCTTTGAGAACATGACAAGTGCAATCCTTGATATCTCAATTGCCTTCAACAACTTAAGCCCAATCTCTTCCCCTCTCAGGAGGTTTATGCCATCTCCATATGCATGAACCTTTTACAGTCTAAAGCTGCAAAGAGATGGCTGACAAAGCTTGTTCAGGTATCTGCCCCGCGAAAACTAACGAATACCTCATACTCATATGTCAATGTTTAGGTCAACAAGAATACTCTTAATAAGAGTCGCCTATATAAGTTTGAAGTGGGCCGCTTCCATGAGAGTTTTAAGGCTAAATGCTCTAAAGCACTTCATGAATTTACCAGGATATGTTCAGGGCCGAAATGAACACAACTATAAGAACAGAATATGTTCGAAAAGGAGCTGTGTGAATTCTATTGTCTTAGTACTCAAATGGCTGAACAGTTCAAGACATCATATTCACTAGTTAACCAGTATATCTGATAGTCTTTCACAAAGGAAAGTTCAAAGTCAAAAGCTACTTCTCTCGATACAGTAACTTTTCTTCTACTCTCTCTGTGTGTTGCATTATCATTTGCATTGTGTTTTATCAATTTCCATTCATGTGGGGGATTGTTAGATAAATATTATGGAGTCAATAAGAAATTGACTCCTAATATATCCACTTGAACATGATATTAAATTGGTGAGAATCCTTGAGTCCCACATAGGAAATGATAGAGAATATGAGTTTTGGGTTGGACATTAGGTTGGGCTTTAGACATGTGTGGATTAGGCCCTCTTgtccaattaataataatattttattattttattttttgagtcagTAAGTCTGTATGCAACAGTTTTTTCTGAAACAGTATGTCTATTTAGTAATGTATATTTTTATAGTCCCTCATTCATGAAAAACAACTTTTAAGAAACTCTTCCagtgagaaaatattttgtgcattcatttgagtcaaagagagagaaagagacataaaTTAGTTCGCAGAGCATAGACCTTGTGTGCTTCTTCTCCGTACTGTAGATCATTTTATTTAGGGAGGCAGACGTCTGTGAGTCTCAAAGCACCATAGATTATGTAAGGGACGAAATTTGCTTTAAGATGATTGTGTCAAACATAAGACTTAATCTGAATCATTCATCCTTCACACATTTGGTCggtgagtttttaattatttgcagttttcttcctatatatatagtatCTATTTATTGCTTTTGCCTATCACATCTAATTGTGTTATTGCTTATATTTAGATCTGTATGTTGTATCTTTTGCTTTATTACAAAAGTAAATGGTTGAAATATATCCAACACCACTTGATGGAGCTGACAATGGTATCTTGAGATTTAACATGCTCGCGGTATACCCCAAACATTTCTTTAAAGCCAAATATGGTAAACAGTTGCAGCCATGCCTAGTTTACATAATACAgccttagagcattctcatcaaaggtgctaaaaattctaaatgctatttttttatagCATCTTAAACACCTAAAATCACAAAAACACACCTACAATAAAGATGCTAAatcctaaaaattttagcattgaGCTACAGTGAACTGTTATTGATAACAGCTCACTGTAgctggtttaaaaaaaaaaaaaatatatatatatatatatattctcatcgactctcacttctctcttctctttcctctatcacttctctcttctctctcccgATGGTTATGGTCCAGCAATGGTCGTGGGTCATGGTCCGATGGTCCAATGGTTCAATGGTTGTGGTCTGGCGaggtgatttgattttgtggaTCTGGGTTCATAGGCGTGGGTCATCGAGTTAATCAGTGTGGGTCTGATTGGTCCACTCAAAACACCTAGACTTTGAATCATGACCCGGTAGAGACGCCAAATCCTGATGCCATCATTTGGTTTCATTGCCTGTCGTCGACCAATCAATTATGTTCTTCGTGGGTCTGAGTTTGTGAAAATTTTCCGTTCTTAATGAGTCTaggtttatgaaatttgttgttggTGGTTTAGCAGTTATGGGTTAGAGTTTGTGACTTggttgtgatttgattttgagtTTGTGACTTGGTGGTTTTGGTGGTTGAGGTTTGAGGTTGTGggtagtggtggttgtggcagtGGGCAGTGGGAGTAGGTCTAGGTTGTGGTGGCGGTGGTAGTGGCAGTGGGAAGTGGCAATAGGTTTCGATTTTGCAatgttgggttttggttttgcaGTGGCTTGGGTTTTCTAATGGTGGGTGGTGGCTTGGGTTTTCTGATAATGGCAGTGGCTGGCGGTGGCCATGAGTGATAggttgtgtgtttttgtttgggaGAAAAGATAtacacagagaaagagagaggaagaaagaaagagaaagaaatgcatttacaataaaaaaaattataaataataaagaaagtaatattttaatgaagtgttaaaaaatataagatgtTTGATGTTGGGTATAATATAAAGTGGGGGATAATTACAGATTACCCATCTGTGGTTTAACCTAAATTTAACTTATCCATCCgtggtttcatttttgacactttacccacctttGCTTCCCTTCGTTACTACTCCGGAACCCACCTCCCTTCAGACGTTACTCTAAcacattttttaacaaaaacaaaaccctaaacagATCAAACACTCCCCTTTCTCTCCAAAAACACACTCTCATTCACGTTTTTAGCATTTAAGCTTGTTACAAGCTTAAAATCAAACAGATCAATCATTCCAAGAAGATATTGCTTTCTCACTGCTCTATCTGTTtcacaaaactctctctctctctctctctctctctctcataaacccactttaattttctcatctaggttttgtttaattgttgtacttttctttaataattttttttttctaggcaAATGGGTGTGTTTGGAactgtgaatgtgattgcttttttttttttttttgggcataaTCAAAGTGGGTTTTGTCCATTCCCCTCCCAGAAAAAGAAACCGAAATAGTAATGCCATTGTTGACACCATgttttgcaacccgtatttaacctcacatggagggtaaaagggtaatttcacattggaaatatgcatcttgatcctggtcattagatccttaatctcatttcaccaaaatgatcttgatattgtaacgatcaaatcgattggtcatgagccctaatcggaccattagattgaaagttatcatcaaatcaagtttgaatggctgagatgcactattacaaattgagtctgactatatgtgattatgaacgattgatttcaattggttataaatataatcaatttgagatcgatgatgtgtcataatttgattggttaggactacattttatggtaaggttgcacacacctaattaactagatagttaaacattaattattcaatgagtaatttgttcaattatcttttaattagagtaaatttagagccaattaagtctgaaatgggagtgattggagccatttaatgttaattgggagctaatttggggacctattaatgttaattgtgctgaaaccattttctaacaaatgacctctgcttaccatttcattgatatcttctcagaatattttgaatctgtgaatgaggttat contains the following coding sequences:
- the LOC115961954 gene encoding uncharacterized protein LOC115961954, whose translation is MNKPEAAGRMVQWAIELSQFDIEYHPRTAIKAQALADFIAEFTLPDEDRITDEVDRWTIQTDSSSAQRKGGVGVVITTPNGEVLKYGVQLKFSATNNEAEYEGILTGLRLRKALGAKNLLIQSNSKLVIGQIRGEYEAKEERMQKYLKLTRHLTQEFDVVEFVQIPRSQNMGADEVSKLASLEEGEISTDLAMEVQKHPSIEEIATFTIQSTDSWITPIISYLQDGYLPQNTEKAKKIKKRAARFTILNDALYKRGFSMPYLKCVDEEEARYILEEIHGGICGDHAGPRSLVNKVVRIGYFWPTMQVDAAEIVKRCDKCQRYGNVQRLLAERLTTIASLWSFAQWGMDIVGPLPQDNGRQLDSQGFKEFCSNLGIKNQFSSPGHPQANGQTEVTNRTLLKIIKTRLDDAKGAWLEELPNVLWAYRTTARTPTGETPFRLTYGTEAVIPVEMGVTSIRRGTFSEGLNDDELRLNLDLLDEVRDSASSKMTKYQKKMAEYYNKKVKLRRLDIGDLVLRKTTTATKDSTQGKLGPTWEGPYRVIHYSRQGSYYLETMDGQRLPRPWNIENLKKYHQ